The following proteins come from a genomic window of Megalops cyprinoides isolate fMegCyp1 chromosome 6, fMegCyp1.pri, whole genome shotgun sequence:
- the aldh1l1 gene encoding cytosolic 10-formyltetrahydrofolate dehydrogenase, producing the protein MKIAVIGQSLFGQEVYKELRKEGHTIVGVFTIPDKDGKADPLATEAEKDGVPVFKFPRWRLKGKAIPEVVDQYRAVGAELNVMPFCSQFIPMEVIDCPKHGSIIYHPSLLPRHRGASAINWTLIHGDKKGGFTVFWADDGLDTGPVLLQRECDVEPDDTVNTIYKRFLFPEGVKGTVEAVRLIATGKAPRITQPEEGATYEGIQKKENAKIDWNQSAEALHNWIRGNDKVPGAWAEVDGQKVTFYGSTLVDNGSTINGQPLDIPGASRPGLVTKNGLVLFGNDGKTLLVKNLQFEDGKMIAAAQYFRSASSAAVELTEEEKAFAEEMRVVWKSILSNVDEIVDSTDFFKSGAASMDVVRLVEEVKLRASELQLQNEDVYMATTFQEFIQMCVRKLRGEDGEEELVVDYVERNVNNMTIRMPHQLFINGEFVDAEGGKTYKTINPSDGQPICEVSLAQVADVDRAVAAAKEAFEEGEWGKMNPRDRGRLIYRLADLMEQHQEELATIEAIDSGAVYTLALKTHVGMSIQTFRYFAGWCDKIQGTTIPINQARPNRNLTFTRREPIGVCAIVIPWNYPLMMLAWKTAACLAAGNTVVLKPAQVTPLTALKFAELTARAGFPKGVVNILPGAGSLVGQRLSDHPDVRKLGFTGSTEIGKHIMKSCAVSNVKKVSLELGGKSPLLIFSDCDMDKAVRMGMSSVFFNKGENCIAAGRLFVEESIHDQFVQKVVEEVKKMKIGDPLDRSTDHGPQNHKAHLDKLVEYCQKGVKEGARLVYGGKHIARPGFFFEPTVFTDVEDSMFVAQEESFGPIMIISKFKDGDVDGVLSRANATEYGLASGVFTRDISRALYVSERLQAGTVFVNTYNKTDVAAPFGGFKQSGFGKDLGQEALNEYLKTKAVTIEY; encoded by the exons ATGAAGATcgctgtgattggacagagcCTTTTTGGGCAGGAGGTGTACAAAGAACTGAGAAAGGAGGGACACACCATTGTGGGCGTGTTTACAATACCTGACAAGGATGGAAAAGCTGACCCATTAG CCACGGAGGCAGAGAAGGACGGCGTGCCCGTGTTTAAGTTCCCGCGCTGGCGGCTGAAGGGCAAGGCCATCCCCGAGGTGGTGGACCAGTACCGGGCGGTGGGGGCAGAGCTCAACGTCATGCCCTTCTGCTCCCAGTTCATCCCCATGGAGGTGATCGACTGCCCCAAACACGGCTCCATCATCTACCACCCCTCCCTGCTGCCACGCCACCGCGGTGCCTCCGCCATCAACTG GACTCTGATCCACGGCGATAAGAAAGGCGGGTTCACTGTGTTCTGGGCCGATGATGGGCTGGACACGGGACCCGttctcctgcagagagagtgcGACGTGGAGCCGGACGACACCGTCAACACCATCTACAAGCGATTCCTCTTCCCCGAGGGAGTGAAAGGCACG GTTGAAGCAGTGAGACTGATTGCAACAGGGAAAGCGCCAAGGATCACCCAGCCAGAAGAGGGCGCTACCTACGAGGGAATTCAGAAAAAGGAGAACGCAAAG ATTGACTGGAACCAGTCAGCTGAAGCCCTGCACAACTGGATCAGAGGAAATGACAAGGTGCCTGGAGCCTGGGCAGAGGTGGACGGGCAG AAAGTGACGTTCTACGGCTCCACGCTGGTGGATAACGGGTCCACCATAAACGGTCAGCCCCTGGACATCCCTGGTGCCAGCCGCCCAGGCCTGGTCACAAAGAACGGCCTGGTGCTGTTCGGCAACGATGGCAAGACG ctgctggtgaAGAACCTGCAGTTTGAGGATGGGAAAATGATTGCAGCTGCGCAGTATTTCCGCTCTGCGAGCAGCGCTGCCGTGGAGCTGACCGAGGAGGAGAAGGCCTTCGCCGAGGAAATGAGG GTGGTGTGGAAGAGCATCCTGTCCAACGTGGATGAGATTGTAGACTCCACTGACTTCTTTAAGTCTGGTGCCGCCTCTATGGATGTGGTCAG gctggtggaggaggtgaagctGAGAGCCAGCGAGCTCCAGCTGCAGAATGAAGATGTCTACATGGCCACCACCTTCCAGGAGTTCATCCAGATGTGCGTGAGGAAACTGCGCGGAGAGGACGGcgaggaggagctggtggtggATTAC GTGGAGAGAAACGTGAACAACATGACCATCCGCATGCCACACCAGCTCTTCATCAACGGAGAGTTTGTGGACGCAGAGGGAGGGAAGACCTACAAAACTATCAACCCCAGCGACGGCCAG cccATCTGTGAGGTGTCCCTTGCCCAGGTGGCGGATGTGGACCGGGCGGTGGCAGCGGCAAAGGAGGCCTTCgaggagggggagtgggggaagATGAACCCCAGAGACAGGGGTAGACTCATATACAG GCTGGCTGACCTGATGGAGCAGCACCAGGAGGAGCTGGCCACCATCGAGGCCATCGACTCGGGGGCGGTCTACACGCTGGCCCTGAAGACCCATGTGGGCATGTCCATCCAGACCTTCCGCTACTTTGCCGGCTGGTGTGACAAGATCCAG GGAACCACCATCCCCATCAACCAGGCCCGGCCCAACCGTAACCTGACCTTCACCAGGAGAGAGCCAATTGG GGTATGTGCCATTGTGATTCCCTGGAACTACCCCCTCATGATGCTGGCCTGGAAAACGGCGGCCTGTCTGGCTGCCGGCAACACCGTGGTCCTCAAACCTGCACAG GTGACCCCCCTGACAGCACTGAAATTTGCCGAACTGACAGCCAGGGCGGGCTTCCCCAAGGGCGTGGTCAACATCCTCCCGGGCGCAG GGTCCTTAGTGGGCCAGCGTCTGTCCGACCACCCTGACGTCCGCAAGCTGGGCTTCACCGGCTCCACGGAGATAGGCAAGCATATCATgaagag CTGTGCGGTGAGCAACGTGAAGAAGGTGTCCCTGGAGCTGGGAGGCAAATCCCCTCTCCTCATCTTCAGCGACTGCGATATGGATAAAGCCGTGCGCATG gGTATGAGCTCAGTCTTCTTCAACAAGGGGGAGAACTGCATTGCTGCTGGGAGACTGTTTGTGGAGGAGTCCATTCACGACCAGTTTGTTCAGAAAGTG GTGGAGGAGGTAAAGAAGATGAAGATTGGAGACCCCCTGGACCGGTCCACAGACCACGGACCTCAGAACCACAAAGCCCACCTGGACAAGCTGGTGGAGTACTGCCAGAAAGGGGTGAAGGAAGGGGCCAGGCTGGTGTACGGAGGCAAACACATAGCCCGTCCAG GCTTCTTCTTCGAGCCGACCGTGTTCACCGATGTGGAGGACAGCATGTTTGTCGCTCAGGAGGAGTCCTTTGGCCCCATCATGATCATCTCAAAGTTCAAGGATGG ggATGTGGACGGGGTGCTGAGCCGGGCCAATGCGACTGAGTATGGTCTGGCGTCGGGTGTGTTCACGCGTGACATCAGCAGGGCGCTGTACGTCAGCGAGCGGCTGCAGGCCGGCACCGTGTTCGTCAACACCTACAACAAGACCGACGTGGCCGCGCCCTTCGGCGGCTTCAAGCAGTCCGGCTTCGGCAAGGACCTGG GACAAGAGGCCCTCAATGAGTACCTGAAGACCAAAGCTGTGACCATTGAGTACTGA